In a genomic window of Nocardia fluminea:
- a CDS encoding SDR family NAD(P)-dependent oxidoreductase codes for MKDFRDRVVSVTGGGSGIGRAVAIRLAGDGARLAIADIDAERAQETATVCNSLGAECRPYELDVANRHAFQDYRNRVLADFGSISMVVNNAGVALGADVVDMEWIDFEWLMGINFWGVVNGTKLFLPDLIDSGDGHVVNVSSVFGLMAIPSQSAYNASKFAVRGFTEALRQEMRINRLPVGVTCVHPGGVRTNIVRDARGVGTMGDQKKIVAGFDRIALTTPDGAADSIIKGVRRNKPRVLIGPDALGFDVITRAVGPRYQDLNAPLARLGFAIGRRYGLVNYNI; via the coding sequence ATGAAAGATTTCAGAGACCGGGTGGTCTCGGTAACGGGTGGCGGTTCGGGCATCGGCCGCGCCGTCGCAATTCGGCTGGCTGGCGACGGCGCACGGCTCGCGATCGCTGATATCGACGCGGAACGCGCACAGGAGACCGCCACTGTTTGCAATTCGCTTGGTGCAGAATGCCGACCCTATGAGCTCGATGTAGCCAATCGTCACGCATTCCAGGATTACCGGAACCGCGTCCTGGCGGACTTCGGATCAATCAGCATGGTCGTCAACAACGCAGGCGTTGCGCTAGGCGCCGATGTAGTGGACATGGAATGGATCGACTTCGAATGGTTGATGGGCATCAATTTCTGGGGGGTGGTTAACGGAACAAAACTATTTCTTCCGGATCTGATTGATTCAGGTGACGGCCACGTTGTCAATGTTTCGAGCGTTTTCGGGCTGATGGCCATACCCAGCCAGAGCGCGTACAACGCGTCCAAATTCGCTGTCCGAGGTTTCACCGAAGCGTTGCGTCAAGAGATGCGAATTAACCGCTTGCCCGTAGGTGTAACCTGCGTTCATCCCGGTGGTGTCCGGACCAATATCGTACGGGATGCTCGGGGCGTCGGCACAATGGGCGATCAAAAGAAGATTGTTGCCGGATTCGATCGGATTGCTCTCACGACACCCGATGGCGCTGCGGATTCAATCATTAAAGGCGTGCGTCGCAATAAGCCACGCGTTCTCATCGGGCCTGACGCCCTCGGCTTCGATGTTATTACGCGGGCGGTAGGGCCTAGGTACCAGGACCTCAACGCGCCTCTGGCCCGCCTCGGATTCGCGATAGGTCGCCGATACGGTCTGGTGAATTACAATATTTGA
- the istB gene encoding IS21-like element helper ATPase IstB, which yields MSEARRYQQLRAHLSYLKLGDAAEALPRILDAARSENLSLTAALERLLEIEVNATESRRLTSRLRFACLPEPWTLNDFDFAAQPGVDEKLIRDLASLRFLDDAANVLFVGPPGVGKTMLTVALARGAVEAGHRVYFTTAAELAAKCHKAALEGRWHTCMRFFAGPKLLVIDELGYLPLPGDGASALFQVINQRYLKSSTILTTNVGIADWATAFGDATVAAAMLDRLLHRATVVGIDGPSYRLRHHRETAENLRKAVNARVS from the coding sequence ATGAGCGAGGCGCGCCGCTATCAGCAGCTGCGCGCTCATCTGTCCTACCTCAAACTCGGCGACGCCGCCGAGGCACTGCCACGCATCCTCGATGCCGCCCGGTCGGAAAACCTCTCTCTGACAGCAGCACTGGAACGTCTCCTCGAGATCGAGGTCAACGCGACCGAGTCACGTCGGTTGACCTCTCGGTTGCGGTTCGCCTGCCTGCCCGAGCCCTGGACGCTCAACGATTTCGACTTCGCCGCCCAACCGGGTGTCGACGAGAAATTGATCCGGGATCTGGCCAGTCTGCGGTTCCTCGACGACGCGGCGAACGTGTTGTTCGTCGGTCCGCCCGGAGTCGGCAAGACCATGCTGACCGTCGCGTTGGCGCGCGGCGCGGTCGAGGCCGGACACCGCGTCTATTTCACCACCGCGGCCGAGCTCGCCGCGAAATGCCACAAGGCCGCGTTGGAGGGCCGTTGGCACACCTGCATGCGGTTCTTCGCCGGCCCGAAACTGCTCGTCATCGATGAACTGGGCTATCTTCCGTTGCCCGGCGACGGGGCTTCGGCGTTGTTCCAGGTGATCAACCAACGATATCTGAAATCGAGCACGATCCTGACGACGAACGTCGGAATCGCTGACTGGGCAACCGCTTTCGGCGATGCAACTGTCGCCGCGGCCATGTTGGATCGGCTCTTGCACCGAGCCACGGTCGTCGGGATCGACGGCCCCAGTTACCGGTTGCGTCACCACCGCGAAACCGCCGAGAACTTGAGGAAGGCGGTCAACGCCCGTGTCTCCTGA
- a CDS encoding flavin-containing monooxygenase, with translation MSKSRSAKYAQKANGSGGDGARATVHRAQVLIVGSGFSGMGMAIQLLRAGIDDFLIIEKETEIGGTWRDNTYPGCACDVPSHMYSYSFEPKPDWSRLWAGQDEIQNYLTGLARKYDLYRFTHFGRTLQSGHWDPDDSAWHLVTSDGHEYIAQFLVSGVGALHIPSIPTIDGQKNFNGTVFHSAQWDHDCSLAGKKVAVIGTGASAIQFIPEIAKEAAELHVYQRTPAWVLPRKNVKIPESIRAAFTRMPILAKAVRAAIYWSAESLSMGLNGHLNLMRPLESIAKWNIAQGIDDPVLRGKLTPSYRIGCKRILGSSDYYPALNRPTTTVITEGISEITEDAIVSRNGEKRPADVIIYATGFHVTDGFESLRLKGLSGRELATVWSDEGIQTHLGITTAGFPNLFFLLGPNTGLGHNSVVFMIECQISYIISAIDLVNKRGAAALEVREPVQRKFNSEIQAKLVKGVWSSGGCTSWYLDAQGVNRTVWPGFTWQYWRRTRKLAPADFGFVGELAGAQYTADLPNALEKGNLPK, from the coding sequence ATGAGCAAAAGTCGATCTGCCAAGTATGCACAAAAGGCCAATGGCTCGGGAGGTGACGGAGCGCGAGCCACAGTCCACCGGGCGCAAGTCCTCATCGTCGGAAGCGGATTTTCGGGAATGGGGATGGCAATACAGTTGCTGAGAGCGGGAATAGATGACTTCCTAATTATCGAGAAAGAGACCGAGATCGGCGGAACGTGGCGCGACAACACGTATCCGGGCTGCGCATGTGACGTTCCTTCGCATATGTACTCGTACTCCTTCGAACCCAAACCGGACTGGAGTCGGCTCTGGGCAGGGCAGGACGAGATCCAGAACTATCTCACCGGGCTAGCACGCAAGTACGATCTGTATCGGTTCACTCATTTTGGTCGGACACTGCAATCCGGACATTGGGATCCCGATGATTCCGCCTGGCATCTGGTCACATCCGACGGCCACGAGTACATCGCCCAGTTCCTAGTCTCAGGAGTCGGAGCGCTACACATACCGAGCATCCCTACAATTGACGGGCAGAAGAACTTCAACGGCACAGTCTTTCATTCGGCGCAGTGGGATCATGATTGCTCATTGGCGGGCAAGAAGGTCGCCGTGATCGGCACCGGAGCCAGTGCGATTCAGTTCATTCCCGAGATTGCCAAGGAAGCCGCTGAACTGCACGTATACCAGCGGACGCCAGCATGGGTACTGCCAAGGAAGAATGTCAAGATCCCGGAATCTATCCGTGCGGCATTCACCAGGATGCCGATCCTTGCGAAGGCAGTCCGGGCCGCTATCTACTGGTCAGCAGAATCGTTGTCAATGGGCCTCAATGGTCACCTCAACCTCATGCGCCCACTTGAGAGCATTGCCAAGTGGAACATCGCACAGGGAATCGATGATCCCGTATTGCGCGGTAAACTCACGCCTAGCTATCGCATCGGATGTAAGCGGATTCTCGGCTCGAGTGACTACTATCCAGCACTGAATCGACCAACCACAACCGTCATCACCGAAGGTATCTCTGAGATAACCGAGGATGCGATCGTGTCACGGAACGGTGAGAAGCGTCCAGCGGATGTGATCATCTACGCGACCGGATTCCATGTGACCGACGGGTTTGAAAGTCTTCGCCTCAAGGGCTTGTCCGGCAGGGAACTCGCAACGGTTTGGTCGGACGAAGGGATCCAGACGCACCTCGGCATCACCACCGCCGGGTTCCCCAATCTTTTCTTCCTACTCGGCCCCAACACAGGGCTAGGCCATAACTCCGTAGTCTTTATGATTGAATGCCAGATCAGTTACATCATCTCGGCGATCGATCTTGTCAACAAACGTGGCGCAGCTGCGCTAGAAGTACGCGAGCCGGTCCAGCGGAAATTCAACTCCGAAATTCAGGCCAAGCTGGTCAAGGGAGTCTGGAGTAGCGGCGGGTGTACAAGTTGGTACCTCGACGCACAGGGCGTCAACCGAACTGTTTGGCCGGGCTTCACATGGCAATACTGGCGGCGCACTCGCAAACTGGCGCCGGCGGATTTCGGATTTGTCGGCGAGTTGGCCGGTGCACAATACACCGCCGACCTCCCGAATGCGCTCGAAAAGGGGAACCTTCCGAAATGA
- a CDS encoding Mu transposase domain-containing protein: protein MLSLEGDVEVHALHAQGWTISAIARHLKLDRKTVRAYLNGDRVPGQRARSMPLLIEPFIDYCRIRLADDPHLWASTLFDEIVELGFTGSYPSLTTAIRKLALRPHCEPCHAAKGRDVAIIAHPPGEETQWDWVELPDPPTDWGVGRHAHLLVGAFAHSSRWRGVLAPAEDFAHLVEALDQVVLRLGGVTRRWRFDRMATVCSPESGRITPAFSGVAKHYGVGVDICPPRHGNRKGVVEKSNHAAAQRWWRTVADDCSVTAAQASLDRLSQRLDGRRRVRDGQRTTVGELAESEPLHPVPATAYPAELREPRKVTAQGLVSWRGNEYSVPPGLPGAVVTVIHRLGSETISITTESGAVVAAHCRAPDGAGRVVRDEGHVLALERSVLAAFDASKPCTHKTRRPLTAAALEESARLRGRPSSPDPAQKVVIDLSVYAATAANLSHAPHRDPLEQQ from the coding sequence ATGCTGTCGCTGGAGGGTGATGTGGAAGTACACGCTCTACACGCTCAGGGATGGACGATCTCGGCGATCGCCCGACACCTGAAGCTGGACCGCAAAACGGTCCGCGCCTACCTCAACGGTGACCGGGTTCCGGGCCAGCGGGCCCGGTCGATGCCGTTGCTGATCGAACCGTTCATCGACTATTGCCGGATCCGGCTCGCTGACGACCCGCATTTGTGGGCGTCGACGTTGTTCGACGAGATCGTCGAGCTGGGATTCACCGGGTCGTATCCGTCGTTGACGACCGCGATCCGCAAGCTGGCACTACGCCCGCACTGCGAGCCCTGCCACGCGGCGAAGGGCCGCGACGTCGCGATCATCGCTCACCCGCCGGGCGAGGAAACCCAGTGGGACTGGGTCGAATTGCCTGATCCACCGACCGATTGGGGCGTCGGCCGCCACGCGCACCTGCTGGTCGGAGCGTTCGCGCACTCGAGTCGTTGGCGCGGGGTCCTGGCCCCGGCCGAGGATTTCGCGCACCTGGTCGAGGCGTTGGATCAGGTCGTTCTCCGACTGGGCGGGGTGACTCGACGCTGGCGGTTCGACCGGATGGCAACGGTCTGCTCGCCGGAATCAGGTCGGATCACTCCGGCATTCTCCGGAGTCGCTAAACATTATGGCGTCGGCGTCGATATCTGCCCGCCTCGACACGGCAACCGCAAAGGTGTGGTCGAGAAGTCCAATCATGCTGCCGCGCAACGCTGGTGGCGAACTGTTGCCGATGATTGCTCCGTCACCGCGGCGCAGGCTTCCCTCGATCGGCTCAGTCAACGCCTCGACGGGCGTCGGCGCGTGAGAGATGGCCAGCGCACTACGGTCGGGGAACTCGCGGAGTCCGAACCGTTGCATCCGGTGCCGGCGACGGCCTATCCGGCCGAGCTCCGCGAGCCACGCAAGGTCACCGCGCAAGGGCTGGTCTCGTGGCGCGGCAACGAATACTCGGTCCCGCCAGGGCTTCCCGGCGCAGTCGTGACGGTGATCCACCGGCTCGGCAGCGAAACCATCTCCATCACAACAGAATCAGGGGCGGTCGTCGCCGCGCACTGTCGAGCACCCGACGGCGCCGGGCGCGTGGTCCGCGACGAGGGTCATGTCCTCGCGCTGGAGCGCTCGGTGCTCGCGGCGTTCGACGCGAGCAAGCCCTGCACCCACAAGACACGCCGGCCGCTGACCGCGGCCGCGTTGGAGGAGTCCGCGCGATTGCGCGGTCGTCCGAGTTCGCCTGATCCCGCCCAGAAGGTGGTGATCGATCTATCGGTCTATGCGGCCACCGCCGCGAACCTTTCCCATGCTCCACACCGTGATCCGCTCGAACAACAGTGA
- a CDS encoding cytochrome P450: MTVPSERALLLDALLTDHGSAGPYEAFRRLRQTQPVLVTRSGVLVLSRYDDCAAALRDRSLGKADESLGFGLSDIPEELQHQAMHRFRRTMLFRNPPDHHRLRRLVADVFTPRHIDALRGRIVTQVNHLLNVMEARVSVDIINDLALPLPVNVIGDLLGVPFTDRAVAAPLVRALLASLEPGADIAALTAACDAEDQLAAYFADLLAVKRARPTDDLLSRLAVANGDDILDDDECVGTAILLFAAGFETTTNLIGNGVAALLAHPDQMRELRARPELASNAVEELLRYESPVQTNGRTVLQPTRLAGVDLHPGQVVLILLGAANRDPDRFDDPDSLDITRTGVPPLSFGAGIHFCLGAPLARLEGAILFPLLASRFPDLRLVEQPRWRTGLSFRGLSTLKVVTA; encoded by the coding sequence ATGACTGTACCGAGCGAGCGAGCACTGCTCCTGGACGCCTTGCTAACCGATCACGGCTCGGCCGGACCTTATGAGGCGTTCCGGCGGCTGCGCCAGACGCAACCAGTGTTGGTTACACGATCGGGGGTGCTGGTATTGAGCCGCTACGACGATTGCGCGGCGGCGCTCCGCGACCGCAGCCTCGGCAAGGCCGACGAGTCGCTGGGCTTCGGCTTGTCCGACATTCCTGAAGAGCTGCAACATCAGGCCATGCACCGGTTCCGACGCACCATGCTGTTCCGCAACCCTCCTGACCACCACCGGCTGCGTCGGTTGGTCGCCGACGTGTTCACCCCGAGGCACATCGACGCGTTGCGCGGCCGTATCGTCACACAGGTCAACCACTTGCTCAATGTCATGGAAGCACGGGTCTCCGTCGACATCATCAACGATCTGGCGCTCCCGCTGCCCGTGAATGTGATTGGAGATCTACTCGGGGTGCCCTTTACTGATAGAGCAGTAGCAGCCCCACTGGTGCGGGCCCTGCTGGCCTCGCTCGAACCCGGTGCCGATATCGCGGCCTTGACAGCAGCCTGCGACGCCGAAGACCAACTTGCCGCATATTTCGCTGACCTGTTGGCGGTCAAACGCGCCCGCCCTACCGATGACCTACTGAGCCGGCTCGCCGTCGCGAATGGCGACGACATCCTAGACGACGACGAATGCGTCGGTACCGCGATTCTTTTGTTTGCGGCAGGGTTCGAGACCACCACGAACCTGATCGGCAACGGCGTCGCCGCGCTGCTCGCCCACCCTGACCAAATGCGCGAACTTCGTGCCAGGCCAGAGTTGGCGAGCAACGCAGTCGAAGAATTATTGCGCTATGAGTCCCCCGTCCAGACCAACGGGCGTACGGTGCTCCAGCCGACGCGACTGGCGGGAGTTGATTTACATCCCGGTCAGGTCGTACTGATCCTGCTTGGGGCAGCCAACAGAGACCCGGATCGGTTCGACGACCCCGACAGTCTCGACATCACCCGAACCGGGGTCCCGCCGTTGTCGTTCGGGGCCGGCATCCATTTCTGCCTCGGCGCACCGCTTGCACGGCTCGAAGGGGCAATATTGTTCCCGCTCCTGGCGTCCCGATTTCCCGATCTTCGGCTGGTCGAGCAGCCCCGCTGGCGCACCGGGCTGTCTTTTCGCGGACTTTCGACCTTGAAGGTGGTCACCGCATAA
- a CDS encoding TetR/AcrR family transcriptional regulator: MRAELVDAAYQAFAKYGPEASMDDIAREAGATKPKLYRHFNDKQGLRAAVVERAKDLMWTNILDAVDFGSEPIGKVMNQLVEQYTQLVDEHRNVFKYLVRSHFSESSSESDQALEDARELAGFIAGHFAAVLENVGADSTGIDLVVQSIIGASLSATDWWINSQADPSAMSRSAFRDHLSAIIWGIIDASSRARGIRIDPTATLHTENIGLL, translated from the coding sequence GTGCGCGCGGAGCTGGTCGATGCCGCGTACCAAGCCTTCGCTAAATATGGCCCCGAGGCCAGCATGGACGATATCGCCCGGGAAGCAGGCGCAACAAAACCTAAGCTGTATCGCCACTTCAACGACAAACAGGGCCTCCGTGCCGCTGTGGTGGAGCGGGCGAAGGACCTCATGTGGACCAACATTCTCGATGCGGTCGACTTCGGATCCGAGCCGATCGGTAAAGTGATGAATCAGCTCGTCGAGCAATATACGCAATTGGTCGACGAGCACCGCAACGTTTTCAAATATCTCGTGCGGAGTCATTTTAGCGAGAGCTCATCAGAATCCGATCAGGCCCTGGAGGATGCACGCGAGCTCGCCGGTTTCATTGCTGGCCATTTCGCCGCCGTGTTGGAGAACGTTGGCGCGGACAGCACCGGCATAGATTTGGTCGTGCAGTCAATCATAGGGGCCAGCCTCTCCGCAACCGATTGGTGGATTAACTCGCAAGCCGACCCATCCGCGATGTCCCGCTCGGCCTTCCGGGATCATCTCAGCGCTATCATTTGGGGAATTATCGATGCGTCGTCGCGAGCCCGGGGGATCCGAATCGATCCGACTGCGACGCTGCACACCGAGAATATTGGACTGCTCTAG
- a CDS encoding AurF N-oxygenase family protein, translating into MTSSEVRSRSAGPIAVTTDGMARVSGRRRTDLQRSAGRLLKTSAEKSYDAEVDIDWDSPWWPDKAWLPEHRVSLFGTEIWDRLSDAQKVELGKHELVSILSFGIYAENLLSMALLRQNTTGDLVDNKSLYALAEVGDESRHSMMFARLIAKTGIPPYKLPRGFLSMAKILHFIPLGPSIQGATLLIEEILDRAQREAMNDERLQPQVRQLMKIHVLEEARHITFARTELVDGMRVRGRASRAWHRGVLAVVANLAYPILINPKLYRVVGVHPLRGFLACQSGPHYRENLQFMSEPMIRFFDEAGMIEGRITMFLWRLSRSLPEDIAQR; encoded by the coding sequence ATGACATCAAGCGAAGTTCGAAGCCGCAGCGCCGGGCCGATAGCCGTTACCACTGACGGCATGGCCCGCGTGAGCGGACGCCGACGCACCGATCTTCAACGATCGGCCGGGCGACTGCTCAAGACCTCTGCCGAGAAGTCCTATGACGCCGAGGTTGACATCGACTGGGATAGTCCATGGTGGCCGGATAAGGCATGGCTGCCCGAACACCGGGTGTCGCTCTTCGGCACCGAGATCTGGGACCGGCTCTCGGACGCACAGAAAGTTGAGCTGGGCAAGCATGAACTCGTGAGCATTCTCAGCTTCGGCATCTACGCTGAGAATTTGCTGAGCATGGCATTGCTACGGCAGAACACCACAGGGGACCTCGTCGACAACAAGTCGCTGTACGCACTCGCCGAAGTTGGCGACGAGAGCCGCCACTCCATGATGTTCGCGCGCTTGATTGCCAAAACGGGCATCCCGCCCTACAAGCTCCCGCGCGGGTTCCTTTCGATGGCGAAGATCCTGCACTTCATCCCGCTGGGGCCGTCCATTCAGGGTGCGACGCTGTTGATCGAAGAGATCCTCGATAGGGCCCAGCGCGAGGCGATGAATGACGAGCGTCTACAGCCACAGGTCCGGCAGTTGATGAAGATCCATGTACTCGAAGAGGCACGCCACATCACGTTCGCGCGAACCGAACTTGTCGATGGTATGCGCGTACGGGGACGAGCCTCGAGAGCATGGCACCGCGGCGTGCTCGCGGTCGTCGCGAACTTGGCTTATCCCATCTTGATCAACCCGAAGCTGTACCGTGTCGTCGGCGTGCATCCACTACGTGGGTTCTTGGCGTGCCAGTCCGGTCCACACTACCGGGAGAATTTGCAGTTCATGTCCGAGCCGATGATCCGGTTCTTTGACGAGGCCGGCATGATCGAAGGCCGCATCACAATGTTCCTGTGGCGTCTGTCCAGGAGCCTCCCCGAGGATATCGCCCAGCGGTGA
- a CDS encoding DUF4873 domain-containing protein encodes MNSHSPHDDSDYIGSATVIMASTEVEVQVELRGFFQPIDGRFCWYGRVGQSDILDEFLQGRRRSVVVRTSAGEAAGTIGDRDFWGRYRIQGRGRPPYPTPSSLDEVEATPS; translated from the coding sequence GTGAATTCTCATAGTCCGCACGATGACTCCGACTACATCGGGTCCGCGACAGTGATCATGGCAAGCACGGAAGTTGAGGTGCAGGTCGAGCTGCGTGGCTTCTTCCAACCCATCGATGGCCGCTTCTGCTGGTACGGGCGGGTTGGACAGAGTGACATTCTCGACGAGTTTCTGCAGGGTCGTCGACGTTCGGTAGTGGTCCGGACTTCTGCCGGCGAAGCTGCCGGAACCATCGGTGATCGAGACTTCTGGGGTCGCTATCGGATTCAAGGCCGCGGTCGCCCGCCATACCCCACGCCGTCATCACTAGACGAAGTCGAGGCGACGCCGAGTTGA
- a CDS encoding ferredoxin--NADP reductase, whose translation MFSKKNMPCELTVSRVVQETQDAVSIWFEVPEHQWATFSYTPGQFLTLRIPGSGEREPVARCYSLSSSPHTEDELAVTVKRTAGGYGSNWLCDNIATGTIVSVLPPSGHFTPQDLNSDMVLLAAGSGITPIISIIKSALLEGDGHLVLFYANQDAESVIFGEDLRYMAKQFPERLILIEWLESERGLPDRETLSELCSAYKNRMYFVCGPAAFMDLVGDVAHHVGIPHGNLHREIFQSLRSDPFDTEIGVKQSMTTEQARLVVYLDGDRAELQWPKDLTLVEVLLNEGFSPPYSCREGGCGACVCKVIDGDIQMRVNDVLDEDDIEEGDRLACQSLPITDTVIVTFG comes from the coding sequence ATGTTCTCGAAGAAAAATATGCCATGTGAGCTCACTGTGTCACGCGTGGTGCAGGAGACGCAGGATGCGGTCTCGATATGGTTTGAAGTCCCGGAGCATCAATGGGCAACATTCTCGTACACTCCGGGACAGTTCCTGACGTTGCGCATTCCTGGGAGTGGCGAGAGGGAACCTGTAGCCCGTTGCTACTCGCTGTCGAGTTCTCCGCACACCGAGGACGAGCTGGCTGTCACAGTAAAACGCACAGCGGGTGGGTATGGATCCAACTGGCTGTGCGACAATATCGCCACTGGCACTATCGTGTCCGTGCTACCGCCTAGCGGACATTTCACGCCGCAGGATTTGAATTCGGATATGGTACTGCTAGCAGCTGGCAGTGGCATCACGCCGATCATCTCAATTATCAAGTCAGCCCTGCTCGAGGGTGATGGCCATCTTGTGCTTTTCTACGCGAACCAGGACGCAGAGAGCGTAATTTTTGGCGAAGACCTTCGCTATATGGCGAAACAGTTTCCGGAACGGCTCATTCTCATAGAATGGCTGGAGAGCGAGCGAGGACTCCCGGACCGAGAAACTCTCTCAGAACTCTGCAGCGCATATAAGAATCGAATGTACTTCGTGTGCGGTCCAGCAGCTTTCATGGACCTAGTGGGCGACGTAGCGCATCATGTCGGCATCCCGCATGGCAATCTCCATCGAGAAATTTTCCAATCTCTTCGTTCCGATCCATTCGACACCGAAATTGGCGTCAAGCAGTCGATGACCACGGAGCAGGCACGTCTCGTGGTCTACCTCGATGGTGACCGTGCCGAGCTTCAATGGCCCAAGGATCTTACGCTCGTCGAAGTCCTGCTGAACGAGGGCTTTTCGCCGCCGTACTCGTGCCGCGAAGGCGGATGCGGCGCGTGCGTATGCAAGGTCATAGATGGTGACATACAGATGAGAGTGAACGACGTACTCGACGAGGACGACATCGAGGAGGGCGACCGCCTGGCTTGCCAGTCTCTACCGATCACCGATACTGTCATTGTGACATTCGGCTAA
- a CDS encoding MFS transporter, which translates to MIRFGHLLDARRSAAWTMIVTCGAVALVVAAMAALYTALPAIALDTGADQNALTWIVDGYTLVLACLVLPGGAIGDRYGRRRVLTAGLAVFAVASVVPVLVDAPIWLMLSRAVAGAGAAFVMPATLSLLTANLPVDKREYAVGVWAGVAGSGGVIGMVGSGLLLTRWSWHSIFVGLTVVALLLLVLGLTVPDSQDTECPRLEVRGMFLVVLAIGTTVFAVMEAPTRGWTDGWVFAMGATGAMSVVAFIVTELRVEHPLLDVRLFRRRGFSSGALSITIQFLVTFGVMFLLVQHFQLILGFTPLHSALALAPMVAPLIVMSLVSPMIAAWLGLRVTTTTGLLTIAVGLLALQRLDTGSSYLDVLWPLLIMSAGLGMSAAPATNAIMLDTPLEKHGVSAAVNDATREIGAAVGVAVAGSILSANYTSKIAEVLPRLPEPARDPVRSSLAGALEVAERAGAAGEPLAEYAKAAFWDGVEHSAFALAVISLAGALILIPLSPGRTVDEGHKVSCVRRGRRNRLRRLRLTRGARRKRLESMPTIEPAQR; encoded by the coding sequence ATGATCCGCTTTGGACACCTGCTCGACGCCCGAAGATCCGCAGCCTGGACCATGATTGTCACCTGCGGCGCAGTGGCTCTCGTTGTCGCGGCTATGGCAGCGCTCTATACCGCGCTCCCCGCTATAGCCTTGGACACGGGCGCGGATCAAAACGCGCTTACCTGGATAGTCGACGGCTATACGCTGGTGCTTGCTTGCCTCGTGTTGCCAGGGGGCGCGATCGGCGATAGATATGGACGTCGACGTGTTCTGACGGCAGGCTTGGCCGTATTCGCGGTCGCTTCTGTGGTGCCCGTGCTGGTCGATGCCCCGATATGGCTCATGCTCTCCAGGGCTGTGGCGGGAGCCGGAGCCGCCTTTGTCATGCCTGCGACTCTCTCGCTTCTGACCGCAAACTTACCGGTGGACAAACGGGAGTACGCGGTCGGGGTGTGGGCAGGTGTCGCCGGTTCCGGCGGAGTAATCGGTATGGTCGGATCCGGTCTGCTCCTCACACGTTGGTCATGGCACTCGATTTTCGTCGGCCTGACCGTCGTCGCACTGCTGCTGTTGGTGCTTGGTCTCACCGTCCCTGATTCACAAGACACCGAATGCCCGCGGCTGGAGGTTCGCGGCATGTTCTTGGTGGTACTGGCGATCGGGACGACGGTATTCGCGGTCATGGAGGCTCCGACGCGTGGTTGGACCGATGGCTGGGTCTTCGCCATGGGAGCGACCGGCGCAATGAGTGTCGTGGCCTTCATCGTCACTGAACTCCGTGTCGAGCACCCCTTGCTTGATGTACGGCTGTTCCGCCGCCGAGGTTTCTCGAGCGGTGCGTTGTCGATAACCATTCAATTCCTCGTGACTTTCGGTGTGATGTTCCTGCTGGTGCAGCATTTCCAGCTCATCTTGGGGTTCACGCCCCTGCACTCGGCCTTGGCGCTTGCCCCGATGGTTGCTCCCCTCATCGTGATGTCTCTCGTCTCACCGATGATCGCCGCGTGGCTGGGGCTCCGGGTGACGACCACGACCGGGCTACTTACCATCGCAGTCGGCTTGTTGGCCCTCCAGCGCCTCGACACCGGTTCGTCTTACCTCGATGTGCTCTGGCCGCTGCTGATCATGAGCGCTGGCCTGGGCATGTCGGCCGCTCCCGCCACCAACGCGATCATGCTCGACACGCCCTTGGAGAAACATGGGGTATCAGCTGCGGTCAACGACGCAACTCGAGAGATCGGCGCCGCAGTCGGTGTCGCCGTCGCCGGCAGCATCCTGTCGGCGAACTACACGTCGAAGATCGCGGAGGTGTTACCCCGCCTTCCTGAGCCTGCTCGCGACCCGGTGCGGAGTTCGCTGGCTGGTGCACTCGAAGTCGCTGAGCGCGCGGGGGCTGCGGGAGAGCCCCTCGCCGAGTATGCGAAAGCCGCCTTCTGGGATGGAGTGGAACACTCCGCGTTCGCGCTGGCCGTGATCAGCCTCGCAGGCGCGCTGATACTCATCCCGCTCTCTCCTGGACGCACAGTCGACGAAGGCCACAAAGTCAGTTGCGTTCGCCGGGGCCGTCGAAATCGTCTGCGACGCCTCCGGCTTACGCGTGGTGCGCGGAGGAAGCGGTTGGAGTCAATGCCTACCATTGAACCGGCGCAACGGTAA